In the Populus trichocarpa isolate Nisqually-1 chromosome 1, P.trichocarpa_v4.1, whole genome shotgun sequence genome, one interval contains:
- the LOC127904394 gene encoding RING-H2 finger protein ATL46-like has protein sequence MIFGRDVRSKKKRWLMEEHSHLKMSSWVPNDYPPPLSPSSLSSPSTTNTVFHKDSNPSSSGSRISPAVLFVIVILAVLFFISGLLHLLIRFLIKHPTSSAASQSNRYPEISGSDALQRQLQQLFHLHDSGLDQAFIDALPVFQYKEIVGPKEPFDCPVCLCEFSEKDKLRLLPMCSHAFHINCIDTWLLSNSTCPLCRGTLFNTAGFSMENPMFDFDDLREDDECTGDGDIVFIPSQKTGEIEGTVVEKGVLPVRLGKFRKLNGGVGEAGGETSSSNLDARRCFSMGSYQYVLGDTDLRVGLSNERQSRDIKPARGTEQKVNLSVDGDLEENKISSLSQGESFSVSKIWLWRNKKGKFSSSSDAPMGIPS, from the coding sequence ATGATCTTTGGGAGGGATGTCAGAAGCAAGAAGAAAAGATGGTTGATGGAAGAACATAGCCATTTGAAGATGTCGTCATGGGTTCCAAACGATTATCCACCTCCCCTTTCTCCTTCCTCGTTGTCTTCCCCATCTACAACTAATACTGTTTTCCATAAAGATTCAAATCCTTCATCTTCTGGTTCTAGAATTAGCCCTGCTGTTCTTTTCGTTATAGTGATTCTTGCTGTACTATTTTTCATCTCTGGTTTGCTCCATTTGCTTATTAGATTCCTCATAAAACATCCAACTTCTTCAGCTGCCTCCCAATCTAATAGGTACCCTGAAATATCTGGTTCAGATGCGCTTCAAAGACAGTTACAGCAGCTCTTCCATCTCCATGATTCTGGTCTGGATCAAGCTTTTATAGATGCCCTTCCTGTTTTTCAGTACAAAGAGATTGTGGGTCCAAAAGAGCCATTTGATTGTCCTGTTTGCCTGTGTGAATTTTCTGAGAAAGACAAGCTGAGATTGCTTCCTATGTGCAGCCATGCTTTCCATATCAACTGCATCGACACTTGGCTGCTATCCAACTCAACATGTCCTCTTTGCAGGGGAACCCTTTTCAATACAGCTGGGTTTTCGATGGAAAACCCAATGTTTGATTTCGATGACTTAAGAGAGGATGATGAGTGTACTGGTGATGGAGATATTGTTTTCATTCCTAGTCAAAAGACTGGGGAAATTGAAGGAACTGTTGTTGAAAAGGGGGTGTTACCTGTGAGACTCGGTAAATTCAGGAAGCTAAATGGTGGTGTAGGGGAGGCAGGAGGAGAAACTAGTAGCAGTAATTTAGATGCTAGAAGATGTTTTTCAATGGGTTCGTATCAGTATGTGCTTGGTGATACAGACCTCAGGGTTGGCTTAAGCAATGAGCGGCAAAGTCGTGATATCAAGCCTGCCAGAGGGACCGAACAGAAGGTGAATCTTTCAGTTGATGGAGATTTGGAGGAAAACAAGATTAGTAGCTTGAGCCAAGGTGAGAGCTTCTCTGTATCCAAAATATGGCTTTGGCGTAATAAGAAGGGAAAATTCTCAAGCTCCTCAGATGCACCGATGGGTATTCCTTCTTAA